The DNA sequence CAAGCAGCCGATTTCCCCTTCTTCAAGGGAGAAGGTCACGTTTTTTACCGCGTGGAATTGATCATAAAATTTATCTATATTTTTAACTTTTAAAAGAGCAGTCATGGTGGCTCCTATTTGTCCATCTGTCTGGTCAGCAGTATTACCGGGAACAGGCCCACAAGGATGAGAATTACAGCCGGAACAGCCGCAAGCTCCCATTCCCCTTCGGAAGTGTATTCATAAATTTTTACCGCCAGAGTATCCCAGCCGAAGGGACGCATCATTAAAGTGATGGGCATTTCCTTCATCACATCCACCAGCACCAGAATTGCCCCGGTGAACAATCCTTTTTTCAGCATGGGCATGTAGACCCGGCGCAGCATGTTCATCCCGGTTGCGCCTAAGGTGCGGGCGGCTTCGCCGATTGAAGGGGTGATGCGTTGGATGGCACTGTCTACCGCTCCGAATCCGGCAGCAAGGAAGCGTATTCCGTAGGCCGCAATCATCAATCCCAGCGAACCTTGAATCATGTTGCTGCTGTCGATTCCCAAGGGCTTGAACACGGTGGCGAGGGTACTGTCCAGCCATGCCGCAGGAATGAATATTCCTACCGCGAGCACTGTTCCGGGCAATGCATAACCGAGGGTGGCAATGCGGCTGGACCAGTTCATGAGCGGACCGGGATCATTCCTTTTGGCAAAGGAAAGGGCCAGAGCGGCAGCTGTGGTGATGGCTGCTCCGGCAAGTCCCAGCAGCAGGGTGTTCAGTCCGTATTCAAGGTAACGCCCAAGATCGCTTTCAATGGCTTCAAATCCCCATTGCAAAAGCTTGATGCACGGCAATGCAAAGGCCAGAAAGAACATCATCGAGCAGCTCGCAAAGGCCAGCCATTTCCATGGCCCGGAAAGCTGGAGCCGATCAGTTTTATTGCTTCTCCCCGCTTCGGTATAGCGCATTCTGGAGCGCATTTTTTGTTCAGCCACCAGTGCAGTGAGGACAATAATTGCGAGGATCGAGGAAAGTTGGGCCGCGCTTTCAAGGGAAAACATGCCGAACCAGGCCTTGTAGATGGCATTGGTGAAAGTATCGTAGTTAAAGATGGAAACCGCGCCGAAATCCGCAAGGCTCTCCATGCAGACCAGCACTAGTCCGGCGGCAATGAACGGGCGGGCCATGGGCAATGCGACTTTAAAGAATGCTCTCGACGGGGAAAGACCCAGTGTGCGGGCAGCTTCAATGGCAGTACGTCCCTGAGTCATGAACGCGCTACGGCTCATGAGGTAGACGTAGGGGTAGAATGCAAGGGAAAGGATCAGCGAAACACCGCCGAAATTGCGGATATCGATAAACCCTATTGCGGGAAATATTGACCTGATAAATGACTGCACGGGGCCGGTGAAGTCGAATATTCCAAGGTAGACAAAGGCGAATACGTAGGGGGGAATGGCAAAGGGCAGTACCAGCGCCCATGAGAAAAATTTACGTCCGGGGAATTCGCAGGCTCCGGTCAGCCAGCCCAGCCCCACACCGCTGAAGGCAGTAAGCGGAATGATACAGATGAGCAGCAGGACAGTGTTTACGGCTAAGGTAGAGAGTACGTTTTCAGCCAGATGTGACCATATTTCTGGATTGGGCGAAAGCAGAAAGCTTAGAATAACCAGCAATGGTGCGGCGGCAACAAGCGCAAGTGCTCCGGCAAGGGCGAACCATGCCGGAGACTTGATGCGAATGTTCATCCGCCGGGAGACTGGAGGCTTTCCCCCGGCGGTATTGTGGGTAATCTCTTGAGCCATACTTTTTATTTGTATCCGGCGCGATCCATAAGCTTGATAGCTTCGGCCTGATATTCACCGTATTTGGAGACATTCATGGGATTTTCCTTGAATTCTCCCCATGCAGCTACGATAGGATCGGGCTTAACTTCGGGGTTAACGGGATATTCCATGTTCAGGGAAGCGAACTTGCCCTGTGCCTTTGCAGAGGAAAGCCATTCAAGGAGTTTGACGGCTTCTTCCTTATGCTTGGCATGGGCGGTAACGCCTGCACCGGAAACATTCACATGCACACCGCTGGTTTTCTGGTTGGGCCAGAAAATCGCGAGGGGCAGGTCGGGATTCTTCTTGAGCAGACGACCGAAGTAGTAGGTGTTGACCACAGCCACATCACCCACTCCGGCAACAATTGCTTCAAGGGTTTTGGTGTCGCTGGAAAATGGTGTCACAGGCATGTTGTTAACCCATGACTTGACGATTTTTTCGGTTTCAGCTGCGCCTTTTTCCGCGATGAAAGATGCTACGAGGGACTGATTGTATACCTTTTTGGAAGTTCTGAGCAAGAGGCGGTCTTTCCATTTAGCATCGCCAAGTGCTTCGTAGGTGCTGAGTTCTTCGGGCTTAACTTTGTTTTTGTTGTAAACGATTGTGCGGGCACGCACGGAAAGTCCGGCCCAGCGGTTTTCAGGATCACGCAGGTGGGCGGGGACATTCTTTTCAAGTGTTGCGGATTTCACCGGGGCCAGCACGCCTTCGTTGGCAGCATGCCAGAGGTTACCGGCATCAACGGTGATGAAAAGGTCTGCCGGGGTGTTTGCGCCTTCAGCCTTGATGCGTTCGAGCAGGGCACCAGCTTTACCGGTGATGTATTTGACCTTAACTCCGGTTTCAGCGGTGTAGGCTTCGAAAAGAGGTTTGATGAGGTGTTCTTTGCGCGCGGAGTAGACAACTACTTCAGAAGCAAATGCTGCTGCGGACCACGCGGTGACCATAATTGCTGTGATGGCAAGGGTAATCAGTTTTTTCATTATTTTTCTCCCTAAATGGTTTTGTTATGACTTTGAAATTGAATTTCAATAACAGATAATGACGGTATGGAATTATGTCAAGATAGGCGAGTAAGTGGTCGCTTTGAATGCTATATCTAGTATTATTAGGTGTTTATAAGATTTGTTTTGTGGTGGCTTAATCCTGATTTTGTAAAAATTATACCAAAATAGTATGATTTCGATAGTCCTGAATGACTAAGGAGCTGAAATTTTGTATAAAATATTTTGAAAAAGTTTTAGTCAATGATGCTTGGTTCAAGTTGCCAATTTAAGGGCAGCGCCTCCAGTTTCACGGAAAGATGAAAAATAGATTGTCCAAAATAGTTGAAAATTGAAGGTAAATTTTTAGCAAAATTGACAAGCTAATTTTCAATTAGTGGTTTTTGATTTGAGTTTTGAGGCCTTTTTTGGACAAACTTTATTTTTAATCCACAATAGTTGTGGGTGAGTAATAAAGATCTTTACTGAGTAATAAAAAAGTAAACTAAAGCCGCTTCTGTTAGATTAAAATACGATCTAAAACAGGAGCGGCTTTTTTATGGAAAAATAAGTGGATCAAAGAAGGGCGTGGTGAAGGTCGCGGGCCAGTCTATTCTCCATGGCTGCGAGTTCGAGATGTTGCTTCCAAAGGCAGGTATCATCGAGTTTTCAGTCACAAATCACGGCGATCACATCATCTTTCTTTCTTAAATACAATTGTTCATTCTTTTTACTGAGTGTGTTTAAAAAGATGGTGGGGTATTCACCCATAGAACGCGGGTGACAGTTTTGCCGGGGTTGGAATATCCATGTGACAATTCAGATCTGAACACAAAAGAATCCCCTTCATTTAAAATATATGTTGCGTCATCTACAATCAGCTCAAGAGTTCCCTCTAAGACATAGCCTAAATCTTCTCCCTCATGCTTGTACGTGCCGTTTGTGCTCGCTCCTGGCTGGACTACATGAATATTGGCCTGAAGTAATCTGTTTACGGAATGCGGGGCCAGAGCTTCCATAACAATCCCTTCTTTAGAACGCGTGGATGAAATGGTAAGTTTTGGCCGCTCTGAAGCACGGATGATCATAGTTTCATCTTCACCATCGGCAATAAGTGCAGCGGCATTTGTATTCAGAGCTATTGCAATACGCTGCAACGCTTTCAGTGACGGGCTGGCCTTTCCGTTTTCAATTTTGGAAATCATGCTTTCCGAACACTCTGATTTCTTTGCGAGTTCAGCCATCTTCAGCCCCATCATCATGCGTCTGTGTCTGATACGCACGCCGAAGCTAGCATCTTCCTTACTACTTAAGTTTCCGTTTTCACTTGTTTTGGGCATATACATTCCTATGTAGGTTTATCATTCATGTGACTTGAATATAACTTAACATTCAGACAATGCAAGTAACATTTTGTGACAAAAAGGTAAGTCCATTTTTGTCATAATAGAGTGTATACTTATCATTTATGTAAATATTTTCACTTATTTTTTATAAGTATAGTAAGGCTAATTTACAATTATGCCTAATATACGGTGTTTATCAGATTATGGCATACCGCTTGCAAATCGTTCAAGAGACTTGAATATGAATACACCTACTGGAGGGAAAATGAGTAAAAAAAGTCCTTTTGATGAAACCATGGTTGAGCTGACGCGAGATTGTTCAGACAGTCCTCTCT is a window from the Maridesulfovibrio zosterae DSM 11974 genome containing:
- a CDS encoding ABC transporter permease, which produces MAQEITHNTAGGKPPVSRRMNIRIKSPAWFALAGALALVAAAPLLVILSFLLSPNPEIWSHLAENVLSTLAVNTVLLLICIIPLTAFSGVGLGWLTGACEFPGRKFFSWALVLPFAIPPYVFAFVYLGIFDFTGPVQSFIRSIFPAIGFIDIRNFGGVSLILSLAFYPYVYLMSRSAFMTQGRTAIEAARTLGLSPSRAFFKVALPMARPFIAAGLVLVCMESLADFGAVSIFNYDTFTNAIYKAWFGMFSLESAAQLSSILAIIVLTALVAEQKMRSRMRYTEAGRSNKTDRLQLSGPWKWLAFASCSMMFFLAFALPCIKLLQWGFEAIESDLGRYLEYGLNTLLLGLAGAAITTAAALALSFAKRNDPGPLMNWSSRIATLGYALPGTVLAVGIFIPAAWLDSTLATVFKPLGIDSSNMIQGSLGLMIAAYGIRFLAAGFGAVDSAIQRITPSIGEAARTLGATGMNMLRRVYMPMLKKGLFTGAILVLVDVMKEMPITLMMRPFGWDTLAVKIYEYTSEGEWELAAVPAVILILVGLFPVILLTRQMDK
- a CDS encoding extracellular solute-binding protein — encoded protein: MKKLITLAITAIMVTAWSAAAFASEVVVYSARKEHLIKPLFEAYTAETGVKVKYITGKAGALLERIKAEGANTPADLFITVDAGNLWHAANEGVLAPVKSATLEKNVPAHLRDPENRWAGLSVRARTIVYNKNKVKPEELSTYEALGDAKWKDRLLLRTSKKVYNQSLVASFIAEKGAAETEKIVKSWVNNMPVTPFSSDTKTLEAIVAGVGDVAVVNTYYFGRLLKKNPDLPLAIFWPNQKTSGVHVNVSGAGVTAHAKHKEEAVKLLEWLSSAKAQGKFASLNMEYPVNPEVKPDPIVAAWGEFKENPMNVSKYGEYQAEAIKLMDRAGYK
- a CDS encoding helix-turn-helix domain-containing protein, with the protein product MPKTSENGNLSSKEDASFGVRIRHRRMMMGLKMAELAKKSECSESMISKIENGKASPSLKALQRIAIALNTNAAALIADGEDETMIIRASERPKLTISSTRSKEGIVMEALAPHSVNRLLQANIHVVQPGASTNGTYKHEGEDLGYVLEGTLELIVDDATYILNEGDSFVFRSELSHGYSNPGKTVTRVLWVNTPPSF